The Daucus carota subsp. sativus chromosome 7, DH1 v3.0, whole genome shotgun sequence genome window below encodes:
- the LOC108194861 gene encoding LOW QUALITY PROTEIN: probable carboxylesterase 8 (The sequence of the model RefSeq protein was modified relative to this genomic sequence to represent the inferred CDS: inserted 1 base in 1 codon), translating to METDSSAISAIDEAYKFLQAVPNPDGSLTRSQFFPSVSPTPQLIAGSPSGNQLALSKDVPLNMKNQTFLRLFRPTNHTDRLPIIIDFHGGGFVICSAASAPFHKILNRASAFAPALVISVDYRLAPEHHLPAAYDDAMEAIMWVRDQARGVDTCDXMKELADYSNVYIMGTSAGGNIAYHASLRALDADISPVEIKGLILNQPFFGGVQRTQSEDRLSTNLALPLNVSDLMWQLALPLGSDRDHEYCNPLISCSPKIEQLTRCLMRGFEGDPLVDRIKGLVKMLEVSGVHVVAKIQAGGFHGAELSGDQSKVQELCLQIKDFIYSS from the exons ATGGAAACAGATTCCTCAGCCATTTCTGCTATTGATGAAGCTTACAAGTTCCTACAAGCTGTTCCGAATCCTGATGGTTCACTCACCCGATCTCAATTTTTCCCCAGCGTTTCTCCCACACCCCAACTCATAGCTGGCTCACCATCTGGAAACCAACTAGCTCTCTCCAAAGACGTTCCACTTAACATGAAAAACCAAACATTTCTTCGCCTCTTTCGCCCTACTAATCACACTGATAGGCTTCccattatcattgattttcacgGGGGTGGTTTCGTGATTTGTAGCGCTGCATCAGCTCCCTTTCATAAAATCCTGAACCGTGCTTCTGCTTTTGCCCCTGCTTTAGTCATAAGCGTTGATTATCGTCTAGCACCAGAGCATCATCTTCCAGCTGCGTATGATGATGCCATGGAGGCCATCATGTGGGTACGTGATCAAGCCAGAGGAGTCGACACTTGTG CCATGAAGGAGTTGGCTGATTATTCCAACGTTTATATTATGGGTACCAGTGCGGGTGGTAATATTGCTTACCACGCAAGTTTACGTGCTCTGGACGCGGATATCAGTCCGGTCGAGATCAAAGGGCTGATACTGAATCAGCCCTTTTTCGGAGGGGTTCAAAGAACCCAGTCTGAAGACAGGTTAAGCACTAATCTAGCTTTACCACTGAATGTCAGTGATCTGATGTGGCAGCTGGCATTACCGCTTGGATCTGATCGTGACCACGAGTATTGTAATCCGTTAATCAGTTGTAGCCCGAAGATCGAACAGTTAACAAGGTGTTTGATGAGAGGGTTTGAAGGGGATCCACTGGTGGACAGAATAAAGGGGCTGGTGAAGATGTTAGAGGTCAGTGGGGTGCATGTGGTGGCCAAGATCCAAGCCGGTGGTTTTCATGGTGCAGAGTTAAGTGGTGATCAAAGTAAGGTTCAAGAATTGTGTTTACAGATCAAGGATTTCATTTACTCTTCTTGA
- the LOC135147783 gene encoding probable carboxylesterase 8 — METESSAINEAYKHLKAVPNPDGSLTRSEIFPSVPPTLQLQANSPSETQLALSKDIHLHNSNITFLRLFRPANHAAKLPVIIDFHGSGFVVCSAASAPFHEMWTYGSAFVPALIISVEYRLAPEHRLPAAYDDAMEAVMWVRDQAREVNGRDPWMEELADYSNVYIMGASAGGNIAYHANLSALDADISPVQIKGIILNQPFFGGVQRTQSEERLSTNPSLPLNVSDLMWQLALPLGSDRDHEYSNPLIKCNPKIKQLTRCLIRGFEGDPLVDRIKGLVKMLEASGVHVVAKIQDGGFHGADVFDESKMKELFSQIKDFIYA, encoded by the coding sequence ATGGAAACAGAGTCCTCTGCCATTAACGAAGCTTACAAGCACCTAAAAGCTGTTCCTAATCCAGACGGTTCACTCACCCGATCTGAAATTTTCCCCAGCGTTCCTCCCACACTCCAACTCCAAGCTAACTCACCCTCTGAAACCCAACTCGCTCTCTCCAAAGACATTCATCTTCACAACTCAAACATAACATTTCTCCGCCTCTTCCGGCCTGCCAACCACGCTGCCAAGCTTCCGGTCATCATTGATTTTCATGGGAGTGGCTTTGTTGTTTGTAGCGCGGCATCAGCTCCCTTTCATGAAATGTGGACCTACGGTTCTGCTTTTGTCCCTGCTTTGATCATAAGCGTTGAATATCGTCTAGCGCCAGAGCATCGTCTTCCAGCTGCGTATGATGATGCAATGGAGGCCGTTATGTGGGTACGTGATCAAGCTAGAGAAGTTAATGGCCGTGATCCGTGGATGGAAGAGTTAGCTGATTATTCCAACGTTTATATTATGGGTGCCAGTGCTGGTGGTAATATTGCTTACCATGCAAATTTAAGTGCTCTGGACGCGGATATCAGTCCAGTCCAGATCAAAGGGATAATACTGAATCAGCCCTTTTTCGGAGGGGTTCAACGAACCCAGTCTGAAGAAAGGTTAAGCACTAATCCATCTTTACCACTGAATGTCAGTGATCTGATGTGGCAGCTGGCATTACCACTTGGATCTGATCGCGACCACGAGTATTCTAACCCATTAATTAAATGTAATCCGAAGATCAAACAGTTAACAAGGTGTTTGATAAGAGGTTTTGAAGGGGATCCGCTAGTGGATAGAATAaaggggttggtgaagatgttaGAGGCCAGTGGGGTGCACGTGGTGGCCAAGATCCAAGACGGAGGTTTTCATGGTGCAGATGTATTTGATGAAAGCAAGATGAAGGAATTGTTTTCACAGATCAAGGATTTCATCTACGCTTAA